Proteins from one Mesorhizobium sp. M9A.F.Ca.ET.002.03.1.2 genomic window:
- a CDS encoding alpha/beta hydrolase, translating into MVKTAEPEIASQTFGDPAHPSMLLIMGAMASMLWWPEAFCRKLAGKGLFVIRYDNRDTGRSTKYAPGEPPYTFDDMADDAIRVLDDHGIAKAHVVGMSMGGMIAQLVALKHPSLVISLTAISTSPMGTDTSHLPGMTEAYMKHSAEGAKVDWSDRDQMVDFIVKDAQAIAGTAHPFDKKRTRAFVEQDYDRSGGFLSATNHFQLKSGEDRGNVHELKVPLLVIHGTEDPIFPVEHGAALAEAVAGARLVRIEGGGHELHPDDWAVIVDAIVAHSQAR; encoded by the coding sequence ATGGTCAAGACCGCGGAACCCGAAATCGCATCCCAGACGTTTGGCGACCCCGCGCATCCATCGATGCTGCTGATCATGGGCGCCATGGCTTCGATGCTCTGGTGGCCGGAGGCGTTCTGCCGGAAACTGGCCGGCAAGGGTCTGTTCGTGATCCGCTACGACAATCGCGATACCGGCCGTTCGACCAAATATGCGCCGGGCGAACCGCCTTACACATTCGACGACATGGCGGACGACGCCATCCGCGTGCTCGACGACCACGGCATCGCGAAAGCGCATGTGGTCGGCATGTCGATGGGCGGCATGATCGCGCAGCTTGTGGCGCTGAAACACCCGTCGCTGGTCATCTCGCTTACGGCGATCAGCACTTCTCCGATGGGAACCGACACGTCGCATCTGCCAGGGATGACCGAGGCGTATATGAAGCATTCGGCTGAAGGCGCGAAGGTCGACTGGTCCGACCGTGACCAGATGGTCGATTTCATCGTCAAGGACGCGCAAGCAATCGCCGGTACCGCCCATCCCTTCGACAAGAAGCGGACGAGGGCGTTCGTCGAACAGGATTACGACCGATCCGGCGGCTTCTTGAGCGCGACCAATCATTTCCAGCTCAAGAGCGGCGAAGATCGGGGCAACGTGCACGAATTGAAGGTTCCGCTCCTTGTTATCCACGGTACCGAGGATCCGATCTTTCCGGTCGAGCATGGCGCCGCTCTCGCAGAAGCCGTCGCCGGCGCGAGGCTTGTCCGCATCGAAGGCGGCGGCCACGAACTGCATCCCGACGATTGGGCCGTCATCGTCGACGCAATCGTGGCGCATAGCCAAGCCAGGTAA
- a CDS encoding DUF1192 domain-containing protein, producing the protein MAIFDDEPKKKARPHEIGQDLSLLSVDELSERIGILRDEIARLEAELKTKGTTKSAAEALFRRG; encoded by the coding sequence ATGGCGATCTTCGACGACGAACCCAAAAAGAAAGCGCGCCCGCATGAGATCGGGCAGGATCTGTCGCTGCTTTCCGTCGATGAACTGTCCGAGCGGATCGGCATCTTGCGTGACGAGATCGCCCGGCTGGAAGCCGAACTCAAGACCAAGGGCACCACCAAGTCGGCGGCCGAGGCGCTGTTCCGCCGCGGATAA
- a CDS encoding metalloregulator ArsR/SmtB family transcription factor, with protein MMFSDAFMAIADPNRRYLLEELRRGPKTVNELAAGLPVSRPAVSQHLKVLLEAGLVNAKPEGTRRVYTVSSAGFLKLNIWLDQFWEAEQPG; from the coding sequence ATGATGTTCTCCGACGCCTTCATGGCGATTGCCGATCCCAACCGGCGCTATCTCTTGGAAGAGCTCCGGCGCGGCCCCAAGACCGTCAACGAACTGGCCGCCGGGTTACCGGTTTCGCGCCCGGCTGTATCGCAGCATCTGAAGGTGCTGCTCGAAGCCGGGCTGGTCAACGCCAAGCCGGAAGGGACAAGGCGCGTCTATACGGTCAGCAGTGCCGGCTTCCTGAAGCTCAACATCTGGCTCGACCAGTTCTGGGAGGCAGAGCAGCCTGGTTGA
- a CDS encoding lytic transglycosylase domain-containing protein, translating into MRRFLWATLVLFCGLGWTTTIQADPPRPAKQRLLDRVCNLIEAHADQNGLPKDFFARLIWKESRFDPNAVSPVGAEGIAQFMPGTAKMRGLANSFDIEQAIPASAKYLAEMKTGFGNLGLAAAAYNAGESRVSRWLSSGGFLPMETENYVLDIMGEPADRFTDAAYAGIIQPLDKKANFAVSCRKLPTIMSRTVAMASINIKPWGVQVAGNFRRAAAINQWNGVKRRFPVLLNGHDPVVSRVRTPIGRRGIYAVRIGADSKAKADNICQKLQSVGGACIVVRNR; encoded by the coding sequence ATGCGGCGCTTCCTCTGGGCGACGCTGGTTCTGTTTTGCGGGCTGGGCTGGACGACCACCATCCAGGCCGATCCGCCGCGCCCCGCCAAGCAGAGGCTGCTCGACCGGGTTTGCAACCTGATCGAGGCCCATGCAGATCAGAACGGCCTGCCCAAGGATTTTTTTGCCAGGCTGATCTGGAAGGAAAGCCGCTTCGATCCCAATGCGGTCAGTCCGGTCGGCGCCGAAGGCATAGCCCAGTTCATGCCGGGCACAGCCAAGATGCGCGGTCTCGCCAATTCCTTCGATATCGAGCAGGCCATCCCGGCCTCGGCAAAATATCTCGCCGAAATGAAAACCGGCTTCGGCAATCTCGGCCTGGCCGCCGCCGCCTACAATGCCGGCGAAAGCCGGGTGTCGCGCTGGCTGAGTTCCGGTGGCTTCCTGCCGATGGAGACCGAAAACTACGTTCTGGACATCATGGGAGAGCCGGCCGACAGGTTTACAGACGCCGCCTATGCCGGCATCATCCAGCCGCTCGACAAGAAAGCGAACTTCGCAGTCTCCTGCCGCAAGCTGCCAACGATCATGTCCAGAACCGTGGCCATGGCGTCGATCAACATCAAGCCGTGGGGCGTGCAGGTGGCCGGCAATTTCCGCCGCGCTGCCGCGATCAATCAATGGAACGGTGTAAAGCGCCGGTTCCCGGTCTTGCTTAACGGCCATGATCCGGTGGTCAGCCGGGTGCGCACGCCGATCGGCAGGCGTGGCATCTATGCGGTCCGGATCGGCGCCGACTCCAAAGCCAAGGCCGACAACATCTGCCAGAAACTGCAAAGCGTCGGCGGCGCATGCATTGTGGTGCGGAATCGGTGA
- a CDS encoding class I SAM-dependent methyltransferase — protein sequence MTDRLYSDPNLVQFYDIENEAGVDFDYCVGLAKGAGSVLDLGCGTGQLAAALAGRRSVTGVDPAPAMLDIARRRAGGESVDWVEADACSVRLGRRFDLVLLTGHAFQVFLTPEDREAVLATIAAHLAANGRFIFDTRNPATEEWLEWTPERSQRELSHPGLGTVRAWNDFRRDPATGVVTYSTHYEIPDSGRVLSAESKIAFPTKESVAQMLDEAGLVVEEWLGSWQGEPYLETSPEIIPIGRLR from the coding sequence ATGACCGACCGTCTCTACAGCGATCCCAACCTCGTCCAGTTCTACGATATCGAGAACGAGGCCGGCGTGGACTTCGACTATTGCGTCGGCCTCGCCAAGGGTGCCGGCTCGGTTCTCGATCTCGGCTGCGGCACGGGCCAATTGGCCGCCGCGCTCGCCGGTCGGCGCAGCGTGACCGGCGTCGATCCGGCGCCGGCGATGCTCGATATCGCGCGCCGCAGAGCCGGTGGCGAGAGCGTCGACTGGGTCGAGGCGGATGCGTGCAGCGTCAGGCTTGGGCGGCGCTTCGACCTTGTGCTTTTGACCGGACATGCCTTCCAGGTGTTTCTGACGCCGGAAGATCGAGAGGCGGTGCTTGCCACGATCGCCGCGCATCTGGCTGCCAACGGACGTTTCATCTTCGACACGCGAAATCCAGCCACGGAGGAATGGCTCGAGTGGACGCCGGAACGGTCGCAACGGGAACTGAGTCATCCCGGATTGGGCACGGTAAGAGCATGGAACGATTTCCGACGCGATCCCGCCACGGGCGTCGTCACCTACTCGACCCATTATGAAATCCCCGACAGCGGGCGGGTCCTCAGCGCCGAATCGAAAATAGCCTTCCCGACAAAGGAAAGCGTCGCGCAGATGCTGGACGAGGCCGGGCTGGTCGTCGAAGAATGGCTCGGCAGTTGGCAGGGCGAGCCATATCTCGAGACATCGCCGGAAATCATTCCGATTGGCCGACTGCGCTAG
- a CDS encoding heme-binding protein, whose amino-acid sequence MTALTLDKAIEIIGAAFAKGAELELRPLGVSVLDAGAHLVAFQRQDGASLLRPQMSAGKAYGALAIGMGSRRVEAFAKERPHLIAGVSDVSGGRILPVVGGVLIRDKAGAIIGAVGISGDTSDNDEAAAIAGIEAAGFTADPG is encoded by the coding sequence ATGACCGCACTGACGCTCGACAAAGCTATTGAGATCATCGGCGCCGCTTTCGCCAAAGGCGCCGAGCTCGAGCTCAGGCCGCTTGGCGTCTCGGTCCTCGATGCCGGCGCTCATCTGGTCGCTTTCCAGCGCCAGGACGGCGCCTCGTTGCTGCGTCCGCAGATGTCGGCCGGCAAAGCCTACGGCGCGCTTGCCATCGGCATGGGTTCGCGCCGCGTCGAAGCCTTCGCCAAGGAGCGTCCGCATCTGATCGCCGGCGTCTCCGACGTGTCGGGCGGACGCATCCTGCCCGTCGTTGGCGGTGTGCTGATCCGCGACAAGGCCGGCGCCATCATCGGCGCCGTCGGCATTTCCGGCGATACATCGGACAATGATGAGGCAGCCGCCATCGCCGGCATCGAGGCGGCTGGCTTCACCGCCGATCCGGGCTGA
- the rpmF gene encoding 50S ribosomal protein L32 yields MAVPKRKTSPSKRGMRRSADALKAPTYVEDKNSGEMRRPHHIDLKTGMYGGRQVLEPKES; encoded by the coding sequence ATGGCCGTTCCGAAACGAAAAACCTCTCCGTCGAAGCGCGGCATGCGCCGCTCGGCCGACGCGCTCAAGGCCCCGACCTATGTCGAGGACAAGAATTCCGGCGAGATGCGCCGCCCGCACCATATCGACCTGAAGACCGGCATGTATGGCGGTCGCCAGGTTCTGGAGCCGAAGGAAAGCTGA
- a CDS encoding transglycosylase domain-containing protein, which translates to MGGLAEPIVDHETEGLDMVRPKRGNRIGLKRRPPRWIRRGITVAIVLALIPAVLTFLYLPPFVHPVSTLMLKDLATFSGYDRRWVSIDDVAPALAHSVIMSEDGQFCFHRGIDLGELRGVVDDALAGEMTRGASTITMQTVKNLYLWSRPLGSVRKVVELPLAVYFDAMMSKRRIMEIYLNIAEWGPGIYGIEAAAQHHFGVSAKRLSRRQAALLAVTLPNPIARNPAKPGPGLRRLAALIERRAGRSGAYVGCLR; encoded by the coding sequence TTGGGCGGCTTGGCGGAACCGATCGTCGATCACGAAACCGAAGGGCTGGATATGGTGAGGCCGAAACGCGGCAACCGCATCGGTCTCAAACGCCGGCCCCCGCGCTGGATCCGGCGCGGCATCACCGTCGCCATCGTGCTGGCGCTGATACCGGCGGTGCTGACCTTCCTGTATCTGCCGCCATTCGTGCATCCGGTATCGACACTGATGCTGAAGGATCTGGCGACGTTTTCCGGCTACGACCGGCGCTGGGTTTCGATCGACGATGTGGCGCCGGCGCTGGCGCATTCGGTCATCATGTCGGAGGATGGGCAGTTCTGTTTCCACCGCGGCATCGATCTTGGCGAGTTGAGGGGCGTCGTCGACGACGCACTGGCCGGCGAGATGACGCGCGGCGCCTCGACCATCACCATGCAGACAGTGAAGAACCTCTATCTCTGGTCGCGGCCGCTGGGTTCGGTCCGGAAAGTCGTCGAGCTGCCGCTGGCGGTCTATTTCGACGCGATGATGTCGAAACGGCGCATCATGGAGATCTATCTCAACATTGCCGAATGGGGCCCGGGCATCTATGGCATCGAGGCCGCCGCCCAGCACCATTTCGGGGTTTCGGCAAAGCGGCTGTCGCGACGCCAGGCGGCGCTGCTTGCCGTCACCTTGCCGAACCCGATCGCCCGCAATCCGGCGAAGCCCGGGCCGGGGCTGAGACGTCTGGCCGCGCTGATCGAGCGGCGCGCAGGTCGGTCCGGCGCCTATGTCGGCTGTCTGCGGTAG
- a CDS encoding DUF1127 domain-containing protein: MNPIRAFRNWRMYNETVRELNKLNARQLNDLGINRADIERIARQAR; the protein is encoded by the coding sequence ATGAACCCGATCCGTGCTTTCCGCAACTGGCGCATGTACAACGAGACAGTGCGCGAACTGAACAAGCTCAACGCCCGTCAGCTCAACGATCTCGGCATCAACCGTGCTGACATCGAGAGGATCGCCCGTCAGGCGCGTTGA
- a CDS encoding helix-turn-helix domain-containing protein, with amino-acid sequence MHTDHRSGCPINLSLEVFGDRWSLIILRDMIFGGKRHFRELLNGSIEGIASNILADRLKRLMELGMLTRADDPSHKQKAIYSLTEMAITLVPILAHLGAWGRIWLPVSEELSIRAELLEKGGPPMWNQFMDELRHEHLGMPSDTPPDATVRATLQAGYEAVVARKAPGAGCDPGA; translated from the coding sequence ATGCACACCGATCACCGCTCTGGCTGCCCGATCAACCTTTCGCTTGAGGTATTTGGCGACCGGTGGAGCCTGATCATCCTTCGCGACATGATTTTCGGCGGCAAACGCCATTTTCGCGAATTGCTCAACGGTTCGATCGAGGGCATCGCTTCCAACATCCTTGCCGACCGGCTGAAGCGGCTGATGGAATTGGGCATGCTGACCAGGGCCGACGATCCCTCCCACAAGCAGAAGGCGATCTACAGCCTGACCGAAATGGCCATAACGCTGGTGCCGATCCTGGCGCATCTTGGCGCCTGGGGTCGCATCTGGCTGCCGGTCAGCGAGGAACTCTCGATCCGCGCCGAGCTTCTGGAAAAGGGCGGTCCGCCGATGTGGAACCAGTTCATGGACGAACTGCGCCACGAACATCTGGGCATGCCTTCCGACACGCCGCCGGATGCCACCGTCCGTGCGACCTTGCAGGCCGGATACGAGGCGGTTGTCGCCCGAAAGGCGCCGGGTGCCGGGTGCGATCCGGGTGCCTGA
- a CDS encoding NAD(P)H-quinone oxidoreductase, whose product MANGQNKIPAKMTAIAISEPGGPRVLKPETRDVPMPGPGEILIRVRAAGINRPDVQQRKGAYPPPPGASDLPGLEAAGEVAALGDEISRWRVGDRVCALTPGGGYAEYVKVHAGSVLPLPAGFTHTEAAAVPENYFTVWHNVFERGALKSGETLLVHGGSSGIGTTAIQLASAFGAYVITTAGSQEKCDACLKLGADRAITYREEDFVAAVKEATDGRGANVILDMVGGDYVARNYEAAAMEGRIVQIATQGGAVASADFSKIMVKRLTHTGSTLRPRTVEFKAAIAAALEAQVWPLLGTRKVAPVMDMIFPLKEAWRAHERMEDGEHIGKIVLDVG is encoded by the coding sequence ATGGCGAATGGACAGAATAAGATTCCGGCGAAGATGACGGCCATTGCGATCTCGGAACCCGGCGGACCGCGGGTGCTGAAACCGGAAACGCGCGACGTGCCCATGCCCGGTCCCGGCGAAATCCTGATCCGGGTGCGCGCCGCCGGTATCAACCGGCCGGATGTGCAGCAGCGCAAGGGCGCCTATCCGCCGCCGCCCGGCGCGTCGGATCTGCCCGGCCTCGAAGCCGCCGGCGAAGTCGCAGCCCTTGGCGATGAGATATCGCGCTGGCGCGTCGGCGACCGGGTCTGCGCGCTGACGCCCGGCGGCGGCTATGCCGAATATGTCAAGGTTCATGCCGGCAGCGTGCTGCCGCTGCCCGCCGGCTTTACCCACACCGAAGCTGCGGCGGTGCCGGAAAACTACTTCACCGTCTGGCACAATGTCTTCGAGCGCGGGGCCTTGAAGAGCGGCGAGACGCTGCTCGTGCATGGCGGCTCGTCCGGGATCGGCACCACGGCGATCCAGCTCGCCTCGGCCTTCGGCGCTTACGTCATCACCACTGCCGGCAGCCAGGAGAAATGCGACGCCTGTCTGAAGCTCGGCGCTGACCGGGCGATCACCTACCGCGAGGAGGATTTCGTCGCGGCGGTCAAGGAGGCGACCGACGGCCGCGGCGCCAACGTCATCCTCGACATGGTCGGCGGCGACTATGTGGCGCGAAACTACGAGGCTGCGGCGATGGAAGGCCGCATCGTCCAGATCGCCACGCAGGGCGGGGCGGTGGCGAGCGCCGATTTCTCGAAGATCATGGTCAAGCGGCTCACCCACACCGGCTCGACGCTGCGGCCGCGCACCGTCGAATTCAAGGCGGCGATCGCCGCGGCACTGGAGGCGCAGGTGTGGCCGCTGCTCGGCACCCGCAAGGTGGCCCCCGTCATGGACATGATCTTCCCGCTCAAGGAAGCATGGCGGGCGCATGAGCGGATGGAGGACGGCGAGCATATCGGCAAGATCGTGCTCGATGTCGGCTGA
- a CDS encoding LysR family transcriptional regulator: MDRQEAMGVFLSVVEEGDFSAAARRLRMTPSAVSKIIGRLESRLGVRLLQRSTRRIGLTAEGSTYADSARRILNDIKEAEIAIQPGAEPRGRLRVSLPSAFGHRLIVPMLPAFIDRYPAIELELTFTDAIIDLLAEETDVAVRVAAQSDSRLVMRRLAPNHRVICASAQYIKKNGTPMTPGDLQHHTCLGITSRGGLNIWEFDGPNGPQSMRIRSPIEANSTEALRRLALAGVGIIRMSEILVGPDIRIGRLTALLTGYNHHDGPPICAVYPPGRILSPRVRVFVDFLAEQFTNPPWLLSPP, translated from the coding sequence ATGGACCGGCAAGAAGCGATGGGCGTGTTCCTGTCAGTTGTCGAGGAAGGCGACTTCTCGGCTGCTGCACGCCGGCTCCGGATGACCCCATCGGCCGTCAGCAAAATCATCGGTCGTCTTGAGTCCCGCCTTGGCGTGCGCTTGCTGCAACGCTCGACGCGGCGCATCGGCTTGACGGCGGAAGGCAGCACCTATGCCGATAGCGCTCGCCGTATCCTGAACGACATCAAAGAGGCTGAAATCGCGATTCAACCCGGCGCAGAACCACGCGGCCGGCTGCGCGTCAGTCTTCCGAGCGCCTTCGGCCATCGTTTGATCGTGCCGATGTTACCGGCTTTCATCGATCGCTACCCGGCCATCGAGCTCGAGCTGACGTTTACAGATGCGATTATCGACCTATTGGCCGAGGAAACGGACGTCGCCGTGCGCGTTGCCGCCCAGAGCGATTCCAGGCTGGTGATGCGGCGGCTGGCGCCCAATCACCGTGTGATTTGCGCGTCCGCACAGTATATCAAGAAAAACGGTACACCGATGACGCCGGGCGACCTTCAACATCATACATGTCTTGGCATTACATCACGCGGCGGCCTCAACATCTGGGAATTCGATGGCCCGAACGGTCCGCAAAGCATGCGTATCCGCAGCCCGATAGAGGCCAACAGCACGGAAGCCCTGCGCCGGCTGGCTCTTGCGGGTGTCGGCATCATCCGCATGTCGGAGATATTGGTCGGACCGGACATCAGGATAGGCAGACTGACCGCACTGCTCACCGGATACAATCATCACGACGGACCGCCAATATGCGCTGTCTATCCGCCCGGCCGAATTCTGTCGCCGCGTGTGCGGGTGTTCGTGGACTTCCTGGCCGAACAGTTCACCAACCCTCCTTGGCTGCTCAGCCCGCCTTAG
- a CDS encoding polyprenyl synthetase family protein translates to MMKDDQMPFEAALVQRAGPLEALLRRLLDDRPLSGEIARPQRLMAAMRHGVLNGGKRLRPFLVMESAALFSADGEAALRVAAALECVHCYSLIHDDLPAMDDDDLRRGQPTVHKAFDEATAILAGDALLALAFDIIADEATMLPGERRAALMLALARAAGAGGMVGGQTLDLEAERIRPDEAGIIRLQAMKTGALIRFACEAGAILAGAPAADRERLAEFGSAIGLAFQLADDLLDLTADAHQMGKATGKDAAAGKATLVALHGANWARDQLQGLVGQAHALLDPYGEAAALLKEAAKFVAARSS, encoded by the coding sequence ATGATGAAAGACGATCAAATGCCGTTTGAGGCAGCGCTTGTCCAGCGCGCAGGTCCGCTCGAGGCGTTGCTCAGGCGGCTCCTCGACGACCGCCCGCTTTCAGGCGAGATCGCGCGGCCGCAACGCCTGATGGCGGCGATGCGCCATGGCGTGCTGAACGGCGGCAAGCGCCTGCGCCCCTTCCTGGTCATGGAAAGCGCAGCACTCTTTTCCGCCGACGGCGAGGCGGCGCTGCGCGTGGCGGCGGCGCTCGAATGCGTGCATTGCTATTCGCTGATCCATGACGATCTGCCGGCCATGGACGACGATGATTTGCGCCGTGGCCAGCCGACCGTGCACAAGGCCTTCGACGAGGCGACCGCCATCCTCGCCGGCGACGCCTTGCTGGCGCTTGCCTTCGACATCATAGCCGACGAAGCGACGATGCTGCCGGGCGAGCGACGGGCGGCGCTGATGCTGGCGCTGGCCCGCGCCGCAGGAGCCGGCGGCATGGTCGGCGGCCAGACGCTCGACCTCGAAGCCGAGCGTATCAGGCCGGACGAAGCCGGCATCATCCGGCTTCAGGCGATGAAGACCGGCGCGCTGATCCGCTTCGCCTGCGAGGCGGGCGCAATCCTTGCCGGCGCGCCAGCGGCCGATCGTGAAAGACTGGCCGAGTTCGGCTCGGCGATCGGGCTTGCCTTTCAACTTGCCGACGACCTGCTCGACCTGACGGCGGACGCGCATCAGATGGGGAAGGCGACGGGCAAGGATGCAGCCGCCGGCAAGGCGACGCTGGTGGCGCTGCACGGCGCGAACTGGGCGCGGGACCAGCTTCAAGGCCTCGTCGGCCAGGCCCACGCGCTGCTCGATCCCTACGGCGAAGCCGCCGCACTTCTGAAGGAAGCGGCGAAATTCGTGGCGGCCCGCAGCAGCTGA
- a CDS encoding DUF1013 domain-containing protein: MANTLLMPKATAVWLVDNTALSFEQIAQFCSLHPLEVKAIADGESAQGIKGMDPIMTGQLTRDEIARAEKDPNHRLKLSDPKVRVPESKRKGPRYTPLSKRQDRPNAILWLVRNHPELKDAQIARLVGTTKSTIDQIRDRKHWNSANLQPMDPVTLGLASQIDLDMEVNRASRGREQAQPAGDTLLPAALTERLVPTPEKPKDEDAELDANAVFAKLSALKSKDEDSDDEE, encoded by the coding sequence ATGGCCAATACGCTGCTGATGCCCAAGGCGACCGCCGTCTGGCTGGTCGACAATACCGCGCTCTCCTTCGAGCAGATCGCGCAGTTCTGCTCGCTGCATCCGCTCGAGGTCAAGGCGATCGCCGACGGCGAGTCGGCGCAAGGCATCAAGGGCATGGACCCGATCATGACCGGCCAGCTGACCCGCGACGAGATCGCGCGCGCCGAGAAGGACCCGAACCATCGGCTGAAACTGTCCGACCCCAAGGTGCGGGTGCCCGAATCCAAGCGCAAGGGTCCGCGCTACACGCCGCTGTCGAAGCGCCAGGACCGGCCCAACGCCATTCTCTGGCTGGTGCGCAACCATCCCGAGCTGAAGGACGCGCAGATTGCGCGCCTCGTCGGTACCACCAAGTCGACGATCGACCAGATCCGCGACAGAAAGCATTGGAACTCGGCCAATCTGCAGCCAATGGACCCGGTGACGCTGGGTCTTGCCTCGCAGATCGACCTCGACATGGAAGTTAACCGCGCCTCGCGCGGCCGCGAGCAGGCACAGCCGGCCGGCGACACGCTGCTGCCGGCGGCATTGACCGAGCGGCTGGTGCCGACGCCGGAGAAGCCGAAGGACGAGGATGCGGAACTCGACGCCAACGCCGTCTTCGCCAAGCTTTCGGCGCTGAAGTCGAAGGACGAGGATTCGGACGACGAGGAGTAG
- a CDS encoding glutathione S-transferase family protein codes for MSLTMHIHPLASFCWKPLIALYENGTPFTSVVVDLGNEESRAAFLKLSPAGKMPVLRDEALDQTVPESTIVIEYLNAHYPGPVELIPADVDLARQTRLADRIYDFYVQHAMQKIVGDRLRPEGKTDPFGVEEARAQLRSAYAIIDQDMRSSTWVMGEAFTMADCAAAPALFYANKVEPFGDDYPALRRYHDRLLRRPSVARVLEEAQPYFKLFPYNNGQA; via the coding sequence ATGTCCCTGACGATGCATATTCATCCACTGGCATCCTTCTGCTGGAAGCCGCTGATCGCGCTCTATGAGAACGGCACGCCATTCACATCGGTTGTCGTCGATCTCGGCAATGAGGAGTCGCGCGCGGCGTTCCTGAAATTGTCGCCGGCCGGCAAGATGCCTGTGCTGCGCGATGAGGCGCTGGACCAGACCGTGCCGGAATCGACGATCGTCATCGAATATCTCAACGCGCATTATCCCGGACCGGTCGAACTGATCCCTGCCGATGTCGATCTTGCCCGCCAGACCCGCCTCGCCGACCGCATCTATGACTTCTACGTGCAGCACGCGATGCAGAAGATCGTCGGCGACCGCCTGCGGCCGGAAGGCAAGACCGATCCGTTCGGCGTCGAAGAGGCGCGCGCCCAGCTGCGCAGCGCCTACGCCATCATCGACCAGGACATGCGGTCGAGCACATGGGTGATGGGCGAGGCCTTCACCATGGCCGACTGCGCCGCGGCGCCTGCGCTGTTCTACGCCAACAAGGTCGAGCCGTTCGGCGACGACTATCCGGCGTTGAGGCGCTACCACGACCGGTTGCTGCGGCGGCCGTCAGTCGCCCGCGTGCTCGAGGAAGCGCAGCCTTATTTTAAGCTCTTCCCCTACAATAACGGTCAGGCCTGA